Within the Paenibacillus sp. AN1007 genome, the region TCGTTCGGCAATAGGACAGATTTCTCCAGCCACAGCGCATCTGCTGTTAAGCTGGATGAATACAGTTGTACGGGAGGGAACAGGAAAATCCCTGCAGCATGCAAAATGGCATACTGCAGGGAAGTCAGGCACGGCTCAGGTCATGCAAAAGGGAGAGCCTAAAAACCACCAGTGGTTTATTGGCTATGGTCCCGTAGAAGAGCCGAAATATGCAGTCGCTGTGCTCGTTCAGAACGTCTCTCCAAACAGCTCGCATCAGGCAGCGGCCTTGTTTCGAAAGGTGATGGATTACTTGGCAGCCTCGTCGTGAGCGGAATCAGATATAGGCGTGTCCATCACTAACGGTGAAGACTCGAATTCGTCATTGGGCAGATGAATCCATTTTTGCAGATAGCCCTGCTGCAGCAGTTCTTTTAACAAAATCAGAAGAACGGGTGAAAGCACGACACCTGCGAGGCCGAAGATTGATAGGGAAATCAGCATAAACGACAGCATCAGATAAGCAGAAGAAACACCGATAGAGTTTCCTGAAATTTTCGGTTCAAGCAGCTGCCGCGTCAGCATGGTCACGGCCAAAATAACGATTAAACCGATGGCAAGTGTACTGTTACCCACGATAAATAGATAAACAATCCACGGAATAAAAATAACGGGCACACCGAGCAGCGGCACCAGATCAAAAATGGCGCAGACGGCTGCGATTGTAAAGGCATTGGAGGTTCCAAGAATCAACAACCCCGCATATATCAATACAAATGTAATCAGCATCATAATCAATTGTGCTTTCATGTAGGAACGAATTGTCTTGAACACATGGGTACGCATGAACGCATTGGCTGTCTTTAGTGTTTTGGGTGTCTTGGCACGAGCGAATTTGCGCCATGATTCAATCTCAATACTAAGGAAAAATGCCAGAATGATTGCGATACCGAAATTGGTAATAAAAGTAGAGAAAGAGCTGAGAAAACCGATAATAAATTGTGCCCCGCCGGTAACCCATTTGGACAGGATTCCAGACAGTGTGGCAAAGTATTCATTCACCTTTTCGAGCATCCCGTCGGGAAGGGCATTGGACTTGTCCTGTATAAACACGACCAGATTGGTGAATTCTCGCTGAATCATCTCGATATATACCGGGAAATTGAGCTGCAAATCTGATATTTGCGAGATGATGAAGAAACCTGCACCGAAAAATCCTGCGACAATCAGTCCTAGAAACAGCAGAACAGATATGGCGGTACCCAGTGTTTTGGGCAGGCCTTTTCGATGCAAAAATTTGGCCAAAGGCTCAATCATCCAGAAAACAATAAACGAAAGGAAAACGGGCGCGGCGATATGATACAACTTGCTGAAAGCAAACATGATCACATACACGGTTAACAGGAGTAGAGCGATATCAAAAACCGTACGTCCGTATTTTTTATAAAGCGGCAGCATGGACATAGACTCCTTTACAGGCAGAAATTAGATTGTATTCATTGTACATGATAGCGGTGTCTTGAGGAAACAGCATTTCATAAAAGAATGAACTGTGATAAAATTAAAGGCGGTTTATTTTAGAAAGTGCCTTATAGCTGTAAATTAGCAGAAGAAGTGGGGAATTCACATCATGACAACGATACTTCAGAGTATTTTACTGTGGTTATTGTATCTGTCCTCTTTTTATGCTTTTATTCCAAGTCTGATCAGCAGATTGTTCGGTTTCCGGGTGTTCAGAAGGGGAAAAAGTGATACTCAATATGCCCTGACTTTTGACGACGGGCCAGATCCTGATTACACCCCTCGGCTGCTCGATCTGTTACGTGAGCACGAGGTTAAAGCCACTTTTTTTGTGGTCGGAGAACATGCTGCAAGTCATCCCGACTTAATCAGAC harbors:
- a CDS encoding AI-2E family transporter, with product MLPLYKKYGRTVFDIALLLLTVYVIMFAFSKLYHIAAPVFLSFIVFWMIEPLAKFLHRKGLPKTLGTAISVLLFLGLIVAGFFGAGFFIISQISDLQLNFPVYIEMIQREFTNLVVFIQDKSNALPDGMLEKVNEYFATLSGILSKWVTGGAQFIIGFLSSFSTFITNFGIAIILAFFLSIEIESWRKFARAKTPKTLKTANAFMRTHVFKTIRSYMKAQLIMMLITFVLIYAGLLILGTSNAFTIAAVCAIFDLVPLLGVPVIFIPWIVYLFIVGNSTLAIGLIVILAVTMLTRQLLEPKISGNSIGVSSAYLMLSFMLISLSIFGLAGVVLSPVLLILLKELLQQGYLQKWIHLPNDEFESSPLVMDTPISDSAHDEAAK